The DNA window CGGTGTTGAGAGCATTTAATCCTATTTATATAATTCGGTACTTCATTGGAGAACCAAAGCAAGCTTGGCTTTCACTTGGAGGGGTTGTTCTTTGCATGACTGGTATGTTCATGGATGGGTCTTCTACATAACTGAACCATATacttctcttgctttttttaagTGCATCATTGACCCATTTTCTATACATCATCTATGTAATGAAACAGGAACTGAAGCAATGTTTGCAGATTTGGGACACTTCTCTGTAAGATCAATTCAGGTTTGTCTTGTTAGTTTATGGCCAAATAATTTAGTCTCTTCAATTCAAATTCTTACCTAGATTGGAGTCAGAAGCAGTCTTGTTtcatctaatttttattttttttattaattaattttatagATTGCATTCACTGGCCTTGTGTATCCTTGTCTGCTCTGTGCCTATGTTGGCCAAGCTGCTTATCTCTCCAAGTTCCCATCTCATGTGTCTGATGCTTTCTACAAATCCACTCCCGGTAAGCTTcctttttcatctcttctaaATTTAGACTTAAAATCATAATGAGTTTTACGCGTCTGATGAACATTACTCTGTTAACATATGACAAACAGGACTAGTTTATTGGCCCATGTTTGTGGTTGCTGTAATTGCATCAATCATTGCTAGTCAGGCTATGATCTCGGCGACATTTTCGATTGTGAAGCAGTCTATGGCCTTGGGTTGCTTCCCCAGGGTTCGGGTTGTGCACACCTCACATAAGCATGAAGGGCAAGTCTATATACCAGAGATCAATTTATTCCTTATGTTTGCTTGCACCTTGGTTACAGCCTCATTCAAGGAGACCACCAAAATTGGAAATGCTTATGGTAAAAACTTCGAGTTTCATTAACCCTGTTTCTTACATTTTGTAGTATGGTATTTGCCTTATAAGCTCTAATGTTAATCTTGTCTTCTTAATCTACAGGGATTGCTGTCATGGCAGTAATGTTGGTTACTACATCCTTGCTGGTTTTGATAATGCTAATGATATGGCAGACCAGTCTTTTCGTAGTTGCGCTCTTCATTCTAATCTTTGGTTCCTTTGAGCTCCTTTATTTCTCATCAGTACTATCCAAGTTTAATAAAGGTGGCTACCTCCCTCTCACCTTCGCCGCAGCAATTTTCTTTGTTATGTATGTATGGCACTATGTCCAAGTGAAGCGCTATGCCTTTGAAGTAGAGCAGAAGGTGTCAACTGAGTACCTTGTCACCCTTGGATCTGGACTAGGCATCACTAGAGTCCCTGGTGTTGGGCTTCTTTACACAGAGCTAACACAAGGCATCCCAGCCatattctctcattttctcaCTAACCTTCCAGCCATACATTCTGTTTTGGTCTTCGTCTCTGTCAAGTACTTGCCAGTGAACAATGTCCCAGCAAATGAAAGGCTTCTGCTAAGACGAGTCGGACCAAAAGATTACAAGATGTATAGGTGCATAACAAGGTATGGCTACAAGGACCGAAGGATTGGTAATGAGGAGTTCGAAAACTTGTTGATGGAGAGCCTTAAGGCCTTCATTAGGGAGGAGAATGGGGAGGATGACATAGCTTTGATGGCTCAAGAATGGGAAGAAGAGATAAAGTTCTTGGAAACATCACGAAGCCATGGGGTCATCTACATGTTAGGTCACAGTGAAGTGAGGGCTAGTGCGGACTCTTGTCTGGTTAAGAAGGTGGTTGTCGATTATATTTATGACTTCTTAAGGAGGAATTTTAGACAAGGATTTGTTGACTTGCAGATTCCAAACAAGAACTTACTACAAGTAGGCATGAACTACTACATATGAACCCTAAATTATGTAAAGTTGTTATTGTAAATGTTGGTCATGAAGACCCCATGGTAGAGAGATTGAGGCCCTTGTAAAGGCTTGGGACCTAAATCTTACAAATCGTATTTgagaaattaatgaaattaaaAGATGTTTacttaacccttttttttttccttttttcatttctttcttacaTACTCCATAAAGTCATTTACTTAAAAGTAAAATGCTTATGAATTgaggggtttagggtattgcaTATGTGTGTCCATCAATTCCATTTTAATGATCTACAAACATTTATGTTCAGTTATAAATTTTGGGTGGTAATGTAGGATCtggatctggatctggatcCTCTGTAGTGCGGGGTGTGCTACAAATTGTATAGCGTGGCAGGAGAATGTGACATGTGGCATATAATCGAACATGCGGGTAACTCCGATGCTACCTCAAATAACCATATGCACATGTGAACTATATAATCTCTCAAAGGAAAATTGAGAAATTAGTTCCCATTGGAATCAAAATTGGGTCCTCTGTAGTAGTGATCTCCGCTTCTTGCTCGATGGACAGACCCTTTCCTCACAAAATCGATCAAGCCCTATATCATCACACTCCCACTTTCATCCCACTGTTTCATCTAACTATCTTGCCGTTGCCGCTGTGACTTCTCTCTGTAACCATCTAGTGTGCATGTGACTTCTCCCTAGAACCATCTGGTGTGAAAAATAACTTCTCCCTGGAATCATCTGTGAGGTATATGATCATcctagggttaaaatgaatgtCTAATTCTCAAGATACAAGTTTAGGATTAACGAGAGATTCTTTTGAGAACCAGAAATATGTCTCTTTGGTTTTAAGAAAACCCAAATATGTGCAAATTTCTGATATGATGCAAACATTGAGTTTCCTTTATTAATCAAACATGGATCTGCAGTATTGCAGATGTGATGTTTGTAGAATTTTGAATTGCATGAACCAAATCAGAATCTTAAATTAAAAGCTGATCAGAATTTTCATACTTGAATATCAAGTGAAGATGAAGCAATGAATATAGTAacaaaattcatatttttccATATGAAATTTAGTTATTAGTATTAAAAAGGATTAAAGAATTGAATAATAAAAAGGTAACAAAGAAGACAACTGTTGTTGAAATATCCACTATATTAATTATGCAAACAttcaaaaaataggaaagaatcCAACAAACTGTTCATGTTTTATGGTTTATCAACTGGCTGGACATAAGCCTCACCTGCCACctagaatatatatatttttttggtagaataccACCTAGAATCCATAATTAAACATATCAACATGCACATACTACAATACCTAAAGTTTGCCCCATTCCCT is part of the Macadamia integrifolia cultivar HAES 741 chromosome 9, SCU_Mint_v3, whole genome shotgun sequence genome and encodes:
- the LOC122088526 gene encoding potassium transporter 19-like, with amino-acid sequence MGFGNASSALKLLSSSEIRVLLIHFMAMEEEKGPGDTVLNVVEMMMKGNEEMNVAVGVGTKCKEDVEDDGERDCLEKVDMEVHNQKQHQKKLVRLDSLDQEASHISGMATKTTKALSIAAVMKLAFQSIGVVYGDIGTSPLYVFASTFTDRVPTSDNIIGALSLIIYSLTLFPLIKYVFIVLRANDNGDGGTFAMYSLISRHSKVSAIPNSQQGEDEMNLSAYKLQIPTKHLKRAEKIKASLERSSFAKTALLAVALLGTAMVIGDGILTPCISVLSAVDGVRKIDSNIKQDMVVMISVAILVVLFSIQRFGTDKVGYTFAPAIMIWYLFIGGVGIFNLIQHDPSVLRAFNPIYIIRYFIGEPKQAWLSLGGVVLCMTGTEAMFADLGHFSVRSIQIAFTGLVYPCLLCAYVGQAAYLSKFPSHVSDAFYKSTPGLVYWPMFVVAVIASIIASQAMISATFSIVKQSMALGCFPRVRVVHTSHKHEGQVYIPEINLFLMFACTLVTASFKETTKIGNAYGIAVMAVMLVTTSLLVLIMLMIWQTSLFVVALFILIFGSFELLYFSSVLSKFNKGGYLPLTFAAAIFFVMYVWHYVQVKRYAFEVEQKVSTEYLVTLGSGLGITRVPGVGLLYTELTQGIPAIFSHFLTNLPAIHSVLVFVSVKYLPVNNVPANERLLLRRVGPKDYKMYRCITRYGYKDRRIGNEEFENLLMESLKAFIREENGEDDIALMAQEWEEEIKFLETSRSHGVIYMLGHSEVRASADSCLVKKVVVDYIYDFLRRNFRQGFVDLQIPNKNLLQVGMNYYI